Proteins from a single region of Crassaminicella profunda:
- a CDS encoding aminoacyl-histidine dipeptidase, whose product MKNVLQNVEPKEVFRYFEEISKIPRGSGNEKEISDFLVQFAKKRNLEVDQDEALNVVIKKNASKGYEKSPTVILQGHMDMVCEKNKDTVHDFKKDPIKIEVDEDFIRAKGTTLGADNGIAVAFCLAILDNDHIKHPKVEVLFTTEEEMGLKGAANLEPSNLNGKILINIDSEEEGVLFVSCSGGIRSKVEIPIVWKDYDEGCIPYKLQIRGLKGGHSGMDIDKGRGNANKLIGRVLQDLFEHDDIYVSDIHGGDKLNAIPREVDATILFKNEYIEKIQSKIKKWDDVFKHEFQSSDPHVSVKIEKIDRKIEKVFSDQTLEKVLALSFLIPCGVQKMSMDIEGLVESSTNLGVISTTKEKIVFSSATRSSVRTMKDYIAKQIKEASKLVEAEFSTEASYPEWAYKKDSYIRELFIDVYKRLYGKEPEIAAVHAGLECGLFSEKLGDMDMISFGPNMYDVHTPNEHLSRSSTERTWKYLLSVLEEIK is encoded by the coding sequence ATGAAGAATGTTTTACAAAATGTTGAGCCAAAAGAAGTTTTTAGATATTTTGAAGAAATATCTAAAATTCCAAGAGGTTCAGGAAATGAAAAAGAAATAAGTGATTTCTTAGTTCAATTTGCAAAAAAGAGAAATTTAGAGGTAGATCAAGATGAAGCTTTAAATGTAGTAATTAAAAAAAATGCTTCAAAGGGATATGAAAAATCACCTACTGTAATTCTTCAAGGACATATGGATATGGTTTGTGAAAAGAATAAGGATACAGTCCATGATTTTAAAAAAGATCCTATAAAAATTGAAGTAGACGAAGATTTTATTAGAGCAAAAGGAACAACACTGGGAGCTGACAATGGTATTGCTGTAGCATTTTGTCTTGCTATTTTAGATAATGATCATATAAAACATCCTAAAGTAGAGGTATTATTTACTACAGAAGAAGAAATGGGTTTAAAAGGTGCAGCAAACCTAGAACCATCTAATCTTAATGGAAAGATACTTATCAATATTGATAGTGAAGAAGAAGGGGTATTATTTGTTAGTTGTTCTGGAGGTATTCGAAGCAAGGTAGAAATTCCAATTGTATGGAAGGACTATGATGAAGGATGTATCCCATATAAGCTTCAAATTAGAGGGCTTAAGGGTGGACATTCTGGAATGGATATAGATAAGGGAAGAGGAAATGCTAATAAACTTATTGGTCGAGTTTTGCAGGATTTATTTGAGCATGATGATATTTATGTATCGGATATTCATGGTGGAGATAAATTGAATGCTATTCCAAGAGAAGTTGATGCTACTATATTGTTTAAAAATGAATATATTGAAAAGATTCAATCGAAGATAAAAAAATGGGATGATGTATTTAAGCATGAATTTCAATCATCAGATCCTCATGTATCAGTAAAAATAGAAAAGATAGATAGAAAAATAGAAAAGGTATTTTCAGATCAAACACTTGAAAAAGTTCTTGCTTTATCATTTTTAATTCCTTGTGGTGTTCAAAAAATGAGTATGGATATTGAAGGACTTGTGGAAAGTTCTACAAATTTAGGGGTTATTTCTACCACAAAAGAAAAAATTGTTTTTAGCAGTGCTACAAGAAGCTCTGTAAGAACTATGAAAGATTATATTGCAAAACAAATTAAGGAAGCTTCCAAATTAGTAGAAGCAGAATTTTCTACAGAAGCATCCTATCCAGAGTGGGCATATAAGAAAGACTCTTATATAAGGGAGTTATTTATAGACGTTTACAAAAGATTATATGGAAAAGAACCAGAAATTGCTGCAGTTCATGCTGGATTAGAATGTGGTTTGTTTAGTGAAAAATTAGGAGATATGGATATGATATCTTTTGGTCCGAATATGTATGATGTACATACACCAAATGAACATTTAAGTAGATCTTCTACAGAAAGAACATGGAAGTATTTACTTTCTGTTTTAGAGGAAATAAAATAG
- a CDS encoding sugar phosphate isomerase/epimerase family protein, which translates to MKIGYAASSGERDIFDTLKYTKEHGFDCVELNVNMPIFFPENFTKREREQIKKYKEENHIAITLHAPEDITLLQLQEGIRKATIDRFKEVIDLGYDIGASRMTMHIGSAVCFTLTDRKSYLDESYCEEYKKVLKESLIELSNYAQGKIYLCIENSGRFPERIVQETLEELLSQENLYLTWDIGHSYTNQYNEVDFFLKHIKYIKTCHLHDHNGKSDHQIIGSGNVDFKWHIEKMKELDVYYIIEVRPRENAVKSLEKLKTIIDK; encoded by the coding sequence ATGAAAATAGGATATGCAGCATCTAGTGGAGAAAGAGACATATTTGATACGTTAAAATATACGAAAGAGCATGGATTTGATTGTGTGGAACTTAATGTAAATATGCCCATTTTCTTTCCAGAAAATTTCACAAAGAGAGAGAGAGAACAAATTAAAAAATATAAAGAAGAAAATCATATAGCCATTACTTTACATGCTCCTGAAGATATTACGCTTTTACAGCTTCAAGAGGGAATTAGAAAAGCTACAATAGATAGATTCAAAGAGGTCATTGACTTGGGCTATGACATAGGGGCAAGTAGAATGACAATGCATATAGGAAGTGCAGTATGCTTTACCCTTACAGATAGAAAATCTTATTTAGATGAGTCTTATTGTGAAGAATATAAAAAAGTGCTTAAAGAGAGTTTAATAGAACTAAGTAATTATGCACAAGGTAAAATCTATTTATGCATTGAGAATTCAGGACGATTTCCAGAAAGAATTGTTCAGGAAACATTAGAGGAACTTTTAAGTCAAGAAAATTTATATTTGACTTGGGATATAGGACATAGTTATACGAATCAATACAATGAAGTAGATTTCTTCTTAAAGCATATAAAGTATATAAAAACTTGTCACTTACATGATCATAATGGGAAAAGTGATCATCAGATTATAGGTAGCGGCAATGTGGATTTTAAATGGCATATAGAAAAAATGAAAGAGTTGGATGTTTATTATATTATTGAAGTGAGACCAAGAGAAAATGCAGTAAAATCGTTAGAAAAGTTAAAAACAATAATAGATAAATGA